In the Ruminococcus sp. OA3 genome, one interval contains:
- a CDS encoding ABC transporter permease, with product MMVKSKKGSFSVAECYSKFGIVLIFVLLFVIMSVVNRNFISGVNLRNVVRQVVVITILACGEQLMLISGMVDLSPGRVLAFAGTLSAYCMMKTGNLFLALVVGLACGLLFGAINGALITAFDIPPFIATLASMQMADGAIMAFTGGQNYSNLPASFNFLGQGYIGFIPFPVVIMILVLAITYLILAWTPMGRSLYAIGGNQAAALASGIRVKRSKFFACAFGGVCTGLAGILLMARMSSGQPAAGEGMEMDAITAVIVGGTSMSGGVGNILNTIVGSLIIGIIKNFMNLQNINSSFQDIVLGILICVAVIIDVQVRKANTK from the coding sequence ATGATGGTGAAGAGTAAAAAAGGCAGTTTTTCGGTGGCTGAATGTTACAGTAAATTTGGGATCGTATTGATCTTTGTATTGTTGTTTGTGATCATGTCGGTCGTGAACCGCAACTTTATCTCGGGGGTGAACTTAAGGAACGTTGTCCGCCAGGTCGTGGTCATCACGATCCTGGCATGCGGGGAGCAGCTGATGCTGATCTCGGGAATGGTCGACCTGTCGCCGGGGCGCGTGCTGGCGTTTGCAGGAACGCTGTCGGCGTACTGCATGATGAAGACGGGAAATTTGTTCCTGGCGCTGGTGGTAGGCCTGGCATGCGGCCTGCTGTTCGGTGCGATTAACGGGGCGCTGATCACGGCATTTGACATCCCGCCGTTCATCGCAACGCTGGCATCCATGCAGATGGCGGACGGTGCGATCATGGCGTTCACGGGGGGCCAGAACTATTCGAACCTTCCGGCATCGTTTAACTTCCTGGGGCAGGGTTACATCGGTTTCATCCCGTTCCCGGTGGTGATCATGATCCTCGTGCTGGCGATCACGTACCTGATCCTGGCGTGGACGCCGATGGGGAGGTCGCTGTATGCGATCGGAGGCAACCAGGCGGCGGCGCTGGCATCCGGTATCCGTGTGAAGAGATCCAAGTTCTTTGCGTGTGCGTTCGGCGGAGTCTGTACGGGGCTTGCAGGAATCCTGCTGATGGCGCGGATGAGCTCAGGCCAGCCGGCAGCCGGTGAAGGGATGGAGATGGATGCGATCACGGCGGTCATCGTGGGAGGAACGAGTATGAGCGGGGGTGTGGGGAATATCCTGAACACAATCGTGGGCTCCCTGATCATCGGTATCATCAAGAACTTCATGAACCTGCAGAACATCAACTCATCGTTCCAGGACATCGTACTGGGTATCCTGATCTGCGTGGCAGTTATCATCGATGTTCAGGTTCGTAAGGCGAATACAAAGTAA
- a CDS encoding sugar ABC transporter ATP-binding protein, producing MEKEREEGKNVLELKDISKSFPGVKALDNVSFTVREGTVHVLAGENGAGKSTLIKIINGLYVADKGDLFLYGKKITAHNPRYMNSIGVATIHQELSPVLDLTIAENIFLGRAPLTKLKTIQWKKMYAEAQQLIDNFGFHYDAKRTMRSLTVSDMQIIEIIKAISVNAKVIIMDEPTSSITESEVEVLHEKIRMLKKQGISFIYISHKLDEIGQIGDMVTILRDGKAISTHKVGEITTDEIIAKMVGREMTNVYPPKHPKIGETILEVKNLTREGVFQDVSFTLRAGEILGMSGLVGAGRTEVARAVFGLDKLQSGEIWLKGEKVEIRHVPDAIRAGIIYLSEDRKGEGLVLCRSIGENIALANLKHFSRGFLLNRKQEDREAAQMSEKLTVKAPSIKTSAGSLSGGNQQKVVIAKWLLQNPTVFIMDEPTRGIDVGAKYEIYKIMCDLAQQGAGVIMISSELPEIIGVCDRTLVMAEGRITGEVQGDDLTQERIMSFAIGGQA from the coding sequence ATGGAAAAGGAGAGAGAAGAAGGGAAAAACGTGCTGGAATTAAAGGACATCTCCAAATCGTTTCCTGGGGTAAAGGCACTGGACAACGTCAGCTTCACAGTCAGGGAGGGGACGGTACATGTACTCGCGGGCGAGAACGGCGCCGGAAAGTCCACACTGATCAAGATCATCAACGGGCTGTACGTGGCAGATAAAGGCGACCTGTTCCTGTACGGAAAAAAGATCACGGCGCATAACCCCAGGTATATGAACAGCATCGGCGTGGCGACGATCCACCAGGAGTTAAGCCCGGTACTGGACCTGACGATCGCCGAGAACATCTTTCTCGGCCGTGCACCGCTGACAAAACTGAAGACCATCCAGTGGAAAAAGATGTATGCCGAGGCGCAGCAGCTGATCGACAACTTCGGGTTCCACTACGATGCCAAACGGACCATGCGTTCCCTGACGGTATCGGACATGCAGATCATCGAGATCATCAAGGCGATTTCCGTAAATGCGAAGGTCATCATCATGGATGAGCCGACATCCTCAATCACGGAGAGCGAGGTGGAGGTGCTCCATGAGAAGATCCGGATGCTGAAAAAGCAGGGGATCAGCTTCATCTATATCTCCCACAAGCTGGATGAGATCGGACAGATTGGGGATATGGTGACGATCCTGCGGGACGGGAAGGCGATCTCGACCCATAAGGTCGGGGAGATCACGACGGATGAGATCATCGCGAAGATGGTGGGGCGTGAGATGACGAACGTGTACCCGCCGAAACACCCGAAGATCGGCGAGACGATCCTGGAAGTGAAGAACCTGACGCGGGAGGGCGTGTTTCAGGACGTGTCGTTTACCCTGCGTGCCGGGGAGATCCTTGGGATGTCCGGGCTGGTAGGGGCAGGGCGTACGGAAGTGGCGAGGGCGGTCTTCGGGCTGGATAAGCTGCAGTCGGGCGAGATCTGGCTGAAGGGGGAAAAGGTGGAGATCCGCCATGTGCCGGATGCGATCCGGGCGGGGATCATCTACCTGTCGGAGGACAGGAAGGGCGAAGGCCTGGTGCTGTGCCGCTCGATCGGGGAGAATATCGCGCTGGCGAACCTGAAGCATTTCAGCCGCGGATTTTTGCTGAACCGGAAGCAGGAGGACCGGGAGGCAGCACAGATGTCCGAAAAGCTGACCGTCAAGGCGCCGTCGATCAAGACGAGCGCAGGGTCTTTGAGCGGAGGGAACCAGCAGAAGGTGGTCATCGCGAAATGGCTGCTGCAGAACCCGACGGTGTTCATCATGGACGAGCCGACGCGGGGAATCGACGTCGGTGCGAAGTATGAGATCTATAAGATCATGTGCGACCTGGCCCAGCAGGGGGCAGGGGTGATCATGATCTCGTCTGAGCTCCCGGAGATCATCGGTGTCTGTGACCGGACACTGGTCATGGCGGAAGGCCGGATCACCGGGGAGGTGCAGGGGGACGACCTGACGCAGGAAAGGATTATGAGTTTTGCAATAGGAGGGCAGGCATGA